In Helicobacter pylori, a single genomic region encodes these proteins:
- a CDS encoding outer membrane beta-barrel protein, translating into MIKRIACILSLSASLVLAGEVNGFFMGAGYQQGRYGPYNSNYSDWRHGNDLYGLNFKLGFVGFANKWFGARVYGFLDWFNTSGTEHTKTNLLTYGGGGDLIVNLIPLDKFALGLIGGVQLAGNTWMFPYDVNQTRFQFLWNLGGRMRVGDRSAFEAGVKFPMVNQGSKDVGLIRYYSWYVDYVFTF; encoded by the coding sequence ATGATTAAAAGAATTGCTTGTATTTTAAGCTTGAGCGCGAGTTTAGTGCTGGCTGGCGAAGTGAATGGGTTTTTCATGGGTGCGGGTTATCAGCAAGGTCGTTATGGTCCTTATAACAGCAATTACTCTGATTGGCGCCATGGCAATGATCTTTATGGTTTGAATTTCAAATTAGGTTTTGTAGGCTTTGCCAATAAATGGTTTGGGGCTAGGGTGTATGGCTTTTTAGATTGGTTTAACACTTCAGGGACTGAACACACCAAAACCAATTTGCTCACCTATGGCGGCGGTGGCGATTTGATCGTCAATCTCATTCCTTTGGATAAATTCGCTCTAGGTCTCATTGGTGGCGTTCAGTTAGCCGGAAACACTTGGATGTTCCCTTATGATGTCAATCAAACGAGATTCCAGTTCTTATGGAATTTAGGCGGAAGAATGCGTGTTGGGGATCGCAGCGCGTTTGAAGCGGGCGTGAAATTCCCTATGGTTAATCAGGGCAGCAAAGATGTAGGGCTTATCCGCTACTATTCTTGGTATGTGGATTATGTCTTCACTTTCTAA
- the modA gene encoding molybdate ABC transporter substrate-binding protein: protein MKNTFKAFVFLIVFFSSALLAQDLKIAAATNLTRALKALVKEFQKEHPKDAINISFNSSGKLYTQIAQNAPFDLFISADITRPKKLYDEKITPFKEEVYAKGVLVLWSENLKMDSLEILKDPKIKYIAMANPKLAPYGKASMEVLENLKLTSSLKSKIIYGASVSQAHQFVATKNAQIGFGALSLMDKKDKNLSYFIIDKALYNPIEQALIITKNGANNPLAKVFKDFLFSPKARAVFKEYGYIVD from the coding sequence ATGAAAAATACTTTCAAAGCGTTTGTCTTTTTAATCGTATTTTTTTCAAGTGCTCTGTTGGCACAGGATTTAAAAATCGCTGCTGCTACTAATCTTACACGCGCTTTAAAAGCCCTTGTTAAAGAATTTCAAAAAGAACACCCAAAAGACGCTATTAATATTAGCTTTAATTCTTCAGGCAAACTCTACACTCAAATCGCTCAAAACGCCCCTTTTGATTTATTCATTTCAGCGGATATTACTAGACCCAAAAAGCTTTATGATGAAAAAATAACCCCTTTTAAAGAAGAAGTCTATGCTAAAGGCGTGTTGGTTTTGTGGAGTGAAAATCTAAAAATGGATTCTTTAGAGATTCTTAAAGACCCTAAAATTAAATATATCGCTATGGCTAATCCTAAACTAGCCCCCTATGGAAAAGCCAGTATGGAAGTCTTAGAGAATTTAAAACTCACTTCCAGTCTTAAATCTAAAATCATTTATGGCGCTTCTGTTTCTCAAGCCCATCAATTTGTCGCTACTAAAAACGCTCAAATAGGCTTTGGAGCGTTATCCTTGATGGATAAAAAAGATAAAAATCTCTCTTATTTCATCATTGATAAAGCCCTTTATAACCCTATTGAACAAGCCTTGATCATCACTAAAAATGGGGCTAATAACCCTTTAGCCAAAGTTTTTAAAGATTTTTTATTCAGCCCTAAAGCTAGAGCTGTCTTTAAAGAATACGGCTATATTGTGGATTAA
- a CDS encoding cation:proton antiporter: protein MENSTLYIVIAGLWLAVGFGIFLKKLDMPVIIGYICTGTVLAAFFKINDFNLLSDIGEFGIVFLMFMIGIEFNFDKLKSIKQEVLVFGLLQVVLCALIAFLVGYFVLGLSPIFSLVLGMGLSLSSTAIVLKFFEDSKQLSTPMGKSAVGILIFQDIAAIPMLLILTILGSKDSNVNLLILKTLISAGIILVLLLLPGKKGANLILEQAKDTRLPEIFIGTILVIVCSAAGLSHFFGFSMSLGAFIVGMAISKSRYKINVQEEFAQLKNLFLALFFITIGMQINVNFFIEKFFVVIFLLILVMGFKTAIIYALLRFFRDAKTAIKTALSLAQIGEFSFVIFLNSGSHQLFNLQEKKGILGFLHQKNILSVAQNDIHQLLILMVVFSMLATPFILKYLESIAQFILHQKSQENEPAKK from the coding sequence ATGGAAAACAGCACACTTTATATTGTTATTGCTGGCTTATGGCTTGCTGTAGGCTTTGGAATCTTTTTAAAGAAATTAGACATGCCGGTTATCATTGGCTACATTTGCACAGGAACGGTCTTAGCGGCTTTTTTTAAAATTAATGATTTTAATTTGTTGTCTGATATTGGTGAATTTGGTATCGTCTTTTTAATGTTTATGATAGGCATTGAGTTTAATTTTGACAAGCTCAAATCCATCAAACAAGAAGTGCTGGTTTTTGGGCTTTTACAAGTCGTTTTGTGTGCTTTAATCGCTTTTTTAGTGGGGTATTTTGTTTTGGGTCTTTCACCCATTTTTTCCCTTGTTTTAGGCATGGGGCTTTCGCTCTCTTCAACCGCTATTGTGCTGAAATTCTTTGAAGATTCCAAACAGCTTAGCACGCCCATGGGAAAGAGCGCGGTGGGGATTTTGATTTTCCAAGATATTGCCGCCATTCCCATGCTTTTAATTCTCACTATTCTAGGCAGTAAAGATTCTAATGTTAATTTACTCATTCTTAAAACCCTTATTTCCGCAGGGATTATTTTAGTTCTTTTGTTATTGCCTGGAAAAAAAGGGGCTAATCTCATCTTAGAGCAAGCAAAAGACACGCGCTTGCCTGAAATTTTTATAGGCACGATTTTAGTGATTGTTTGCAGCGCGGCGGGGTTGAGCCATTTTTTTGGGTTTTCTATGTCATTAGGAGCGTTCATTGTGGGCATGGCCATTTCTAAATCGCGCTATAAAATCAATGTCCAAGAAGAATTCGCGCAATTGAAAAACCTCTTCTTAGCCCTTTTTTTCATTACGATAGGGATGCAAATTAATGTGAATTTCTTTATAGAGAAGTTCTTTGTCGTCATCTTTTTACTCATTTTAGTGATGGGTTTTAAGACGGCTATCATTTATGCGCTTTTGCGTTTTTTTAGAGACGCTAAAACTGCCATAAAAACCGCTCTTTCTTTAGCGCAAATCGGGGAGTTTTCTTTCGTGATCTTTTTAAATTCAGGCTCGCACCAGCTCTTTAATTTGCAAGAAAAAAAAGGGATTCTTGGTTTTTTGCACCAAAAAAATATCTTAAGTGTCGCTCAAAATGACATCCACCAACTCCTTATTCTCATGGTGGTCTTTTCTATGTTAGCAACCCCTTTTATTTTAAAATACCTAGAATCTATCGCTCAATTTATTTTGCACCAAAAGAGCCAAGAAAATGAGCCGGCTAAAAAATAA
- a CDS encoding ATP-binding cassette domain-containing protein has product MIKARFKKRLLGSRGAFDLNIDLEIKEAEVVALLGESGAGKSTILRILAGLEAVSSGYIEVNHSVWLDTQKKIFLKPQQRKIGFVFQDYALFPHLNVYQNIAFAHPKDKNKIHEVLRLMRLENLSQQKILKLSGGQAQRVALARALIAAKNLLLLDEPLNALDNALKNEVQQGLLDFIRRENLSVLLVSHNPNEITKLARTSLFLNNGVIDPNQENLPFSNRLLIKPLFEDENYCHYEVIPQTISLPKDCLTPTFKLDFNQGKKF; this is encoded by the coding sequence ATGATAAAAGCGCGGTTTAAAAAACGCCTTTTAGGATCTAGGGGCGCGTTTGATTTGAATATAGACTTAGAAATTAAAGAAGCAGAAGTTGTCGCTTTATTAGGAGAATCGGGAGCGGGTAAAAGCACGATTTTACGCATTTTAGCGGGGCTTGAAGCAGTGAGTAGCGGCTATATTGAAGTCAATCATTCAGTATGGCTAGACACTCAAAAAAAGATTTTTTTAAAACCGCAACAACGAAAAATCGGCTTTGTGTTTCAAGATTACGCTCTATTCCCTCATTTAAACGTGTATCAAAACATCGCCTTTGCTCACCCTAAAGATAAAAATAAAATCCACGAAGTGTTACGCTTAATGCGTTTAGAAAATCTAAGCCAGCAAAAAATCCTCAAACTCTCTGGCGGACAAGCCCAACGAGTCGCTTTAGCAAGAGCTTTAATCGCAGCCAAGAATTTATTGCTTTTAGATGAGCCTTTAAACGCTTTAGATAACGCCTTAAAAAACGAAGTGCAACAAGGTTTGCTTGATTTTATCAGGCGTGAAAATTTAAGCGTGTTATTGGTAAGCCATAACCCCAATGAAATAACCAAACTCGCGCGAACTTCCCTCTTTTTAAACAATGGCGTTATTGATCCTAATCAAGAAAATCTGCCTTTTTCAAACCGCTTATTGATAAAACCTCTCTTTGAAGATGAAAATTATTGCCATTATGAGGTTATTCCTCAAACGATCAGTTTGCCCAAAGATTGTCTGACCCCAACTTTTAAGCTTGATTTCAATCAGGGCAAAAAATTTTAG
- the modB gene encoding molybdate ABC transporter permease subunit: MDHEFLITMRLSFSLALITTLILLPIGIFLGYFLSLKRNLLTSLTETLVYMPLVLPPSVLGFYLLLIFSPSSFLGAFLQDVFNVKLVFSFQGLILGSVIFSLPFMVSPIKSALISLPTSLKEASYSLGKGEYYTLFFVLLPNIKPSVLMAIITTFTHTIGEFGVVMMLGGDILGETRVASIAIFNETEVLNYSKAHQYALTLTLISFSLLFVTLFLNKKQSSFL, translated from the coding sequence ATGGATCATGAGTTTTTGATTACCATGCGTTTGAGCTTTTCTTTAGCTTTGATTACCACCCTTATTTTACTCCCTATAGGGATTTTTTTGGGCTATTTTTTAAGCCTTAAACGCAATCTTTTAACGAGCTTAACAGAAACGCTTGTGTATATGCCTTTAGTTTTACCCCCAAGCGTGCTAGGGTTTTATCTCCTTTTAATCTTTTCGCCCTCTTCTTTTTTGGGAGCGTTTTTACAAGATGTATTCAATGTGAAACTTGTTTTTAGTTTTCAAGGGCTTATTTTAGGGAGTGTGATTTTTTCCTTACCCTTTATGGTAAGCCCTATTAAAAGCGCGTTAATTTCCTTGCCCACTTCTTTAAAAGAAGCCAGTTATAGCTTGGGTAAGGGGGAATATTACACCCTTTTTTTTGTCCTGCTCCCTAACATCAAACCCAGTGTGTTGATGGCTATCATTACAACTTTTACGCACACTATAGGTGAATTTGGCGTGGTGATGATGCTTGGGGGTGATATATTAGGGGAAACAAGAGTGGCTAGCATTGCGATTTTTAACGAAACTGAAGTGCTCAATTATTCTAAAGCCCACCAATACGCCTTAACGCTCACGCTCATTAGTTTTAGCCTTTTATTTGTTACCCTATTTTTGAATAAAAAACAAAGCTCATTTTTATGA
- a CDS encoding M3 family oligoendopeptidase, whose amino-acid sequence MKEQEWDLSALFENKESAEEFLKTLQTEAQEFENAYQNNLKNLDATGFANALKHYENLSEKISRVMAYAQLLFARNTKEARFYSQCEMACANIQQHLLFFEIEFKNLDAKKQLAFIKKCKDHAFYLNNLIEKKKHTLNLDEEKIALALSPVGVGAFSRLFDEHFSSLKIPFEEQNLSEEEILALLHNPKRKIRKKSQKAFSKALEKSRPLLTYILNMVRKDLLIETRLRKYDKKESFRHIDNQISQESVDSMIEIVNANFSLVHRYYHQKAQILGHKLKDYDRYAPLSDENTTMTYSQALEEVLKTLKAFSPEFHKIASKAIKEGWVDSHPKDFKQGGAFSHGGVPSAHPYVLLNYTGNRRDAFTIAHEFGHMIHQELSKKQGVLNMDTPLTTAETASVFSEMLFFEHLKKGLKSDELLFMLAGKLEDIFSTLFRQVVMTNFERRIHEMDGELDTKDFDRIWFEENQRMFEKSVKLTKNYHLWWSYIPHFIHSPFYCYAYSYGQLLTLALYGLYKKSDAKEFVKTYTEFLSLGGSKSPKELVSMFGFDIDSKEFWEIGMQEVRHLLEEFERLLACKEN is encoded by the coding sequence ATGAAAGAGCAAGAATGGGATTTAAGCGCTTTATTTGAAAATAAAGAAAGCGCAGAAGAATTTTTAAAAACCTTACAAACAGAAGCACAAGAATTTGAAAACGCTTATCAAAATAACCTTAAGAATTTAGACGCTACAGGATTTGCCAACGCTCTTAAACATTACGAAAATTTGTCAGAAAAAATCTCTAGGGTGATGGCTTACGCTCAATTACTCTTTGCTAGGAACACTAAAGAAGCGAGGTTTTATTCGCAATGCGAAATGGCTTGCGCGAATATCCAACAACACCTTTTATTCTTTGAAATTGAATTTAAAAATTTGGACGCCAAAAAACAACTCGCTTTCATTAAAAAATGCAAAGACCATGCTTTTTATCTAAACAATCTCATAGAAAAGAAAAAGCACACCTTAAATTTAGATGAAGAAAAGATCGCCCTAGCCCTTTCACCTGTGGGAGTGGGCGCGTTTAGCCGTCTTTTTGATGAGCATTTTTCTTCTTTGAAAATCCCTTTTGAAGAGCAAAATTTAAGCGAGGAAGAAATTTTAGCCCTCTTGCACAACCCCAAACGCAAGATCCGTAAAAAATCTCAAAAAGCTTTCAGCAAAGCGTTAGAAAAATCCCGCCCTTTACTCACTTACATTTTAAACATGGTGCGTAAAGATTTACTCATTGAAACTAGGCTAAGAAAATACGACAAAAAAGAGAGTTTCCGCCACATTGACAACCAGATCTCGCAAGAGAGCGTGGATAGCATGATAGAGATCGTGAACGCTAATTTTTCTTTAGTGCATCGTTACTACCATCAAAAAGCGCAAATTTTAGGGCATAAACTCAAAGATTACGACCGCTACGCCCCTTTAAGCGATGAAAATACCACCATGACTTACTCTCAAGCTTTAGAAGAAGTGCTTAAAACCCTTAAAGCCTTTAGCCCAGAATTTCACAAAATCGCTTCTAAAGCGATCAAAGAGGGTTGGGTGGATTCACACCCCAAAGACTTTAAGCAAGGCGGGGCCTTTAGCCATGGCGGGGTGCCTAGCGCTCACCCTTATGTGCTATTAAACTACACAGGAAACCGCCGAGACGCTTTCACTATCGCTCATGAATTTGGGCATATGATCCACCAAGAATTGTCCAAAAAACAAGGCGTATTGAACATGGATACACCCTTAACCACCGCAGAAACCGCTTCTGTCTTTTCTGAAATGCTGTTTTTTGAGCATTTGAAAAAGGGTTTAAAATCTGATGAACTCCTTTTCATGCTGGCAGGCAAGCTAGAAGATATTTTTTCTACCCTTTTTAGGCAAGTGGTGATGACGAATTTTGAAAGAAGAATCCATGAAATGGATGGAGAATTAGACACTAAAGATTTTGATCGAATCTGGTTTGAAGAAAACCAAAGAATGTTTGAAAAGAGCGTGAAACTCACTAAAAACTACCATTTGTGGTGGAGCTATATCCCCCATTTTATCCATTCGCCTTTTTATTGCTACGCTTATAGTTACGGGCAGCTTTTAACTTTAGCGCTTTATGGGCTTTATAAAAAAAGCGACGCTAAAGAGTTTGTCAAAACTTACACGGAATTTTTGAGCTTAGGAGGGTCAAAAAGCCCTAAAGAATTAGTGTCCATGTTTGGCTTTGACATTGATAGCAAGGAATTTTGGGAAATTGGCATGCAAGAGGTGCGTCATTTGTTAGAAGAATTTGAAAGGTTGCTCGCATGCAAAGAGAATTAA
- a CDS encoding class I SAM-dependent methyltransferase translates to MPSNALCIEEIARLVNVSHSSVHNWIKTNLLEKLEIDHKIYVKTSSFLDFCRNHLGKNKLNKYANKSLKSAHNHQELILKYLEMLENSSDLEKLGSHYEEELSNTTRNLEGIYYTPNKIVEQLFTLPKDFDTSQAIFCDPAVGSGNFIMHALKLGFKVENIYGYDTDAFAIALTKKRIKERYHLDCPNIMQKDFLNLKHTPQFDCIFTNPPWGKKYNQNQKENFKQRFNLSQSLDSASLFFIASLNCLKENAHLGLLLPESCLNIDAFSKMREMALKFQIRSLIDFDKPFKNLMTRAVGLVLKKTPNKDQKISCFYQNSKFKRSPSSFFNNPKKIFNIHCSHQKNKILDHLFSLPHITLKNNAHFALGIVTGNNKEKLHSKQEKNTIPIFRGSDILKDRLKATSQFINADLKDCQQVAPLSLYQAREKIVYKFISSKLVFFYDNKQRLFLNSANMFVLKENFPINAHALKELLNSDLMQFIFESLFKTHKILRKDLECLPLFAQFINDNFDEKFYLKNLGIEKKDPKHFTIRKNHACCLSFGFRG, encoded by the coding sequence ATGCCTTCAAACGCTCTTTGTATTGAAGAAATCGCTCGCCTAGTCAATGTTTCTCATAGCAGCGTGCATAACTGGATCAAAACCAATCTTTTAGAGAAACTAGAGATTGATCATAAAATTTATGTGAAAACGAGCTCTTTTTTAGATTTTTGCCGCAACCATTTAGGGAAAAACAAGCTCAACAAATACGCTAACAAATCCTTAAAAAGCGCACACAACCATCAAGAATTGATTTTAAAATACCTAGAAATGTTAGAAAATAGCTCTGATTTAGAAAAGTTGGGTTCTCATTATGAAGAAGAGCTTTCTAACACCACCAGAAATTTAGAAGGCATTTACTACACTCCTAATAAAATAGTAGAACAACTTTTCACTCTCCCTAAAGATTTTGATACCTCCCAAGCGATTTTTTGCGATCCGGCTGTGGGGAGTGGGAATTTTATCATGCATGCTTTAAAACTGGGTTTTAAGGTTGAAAATATCTATGGCTATGATACAGACGCTTTTGCTATCGCTTTGACTAAAAAGCGTATTAAAGAGCGTTATCATTTAGATTGCCCTAATATTATGCAAAAAGATTTTTTAAATTTAAAACACACCCCACAATTTGATTGCATTTTCACCAACCCGCCATGGGGTAAGAAATACAACCAAAACCAAAAAGAAAATTTCAAACAGCGATTCAACCTCTCTCAAAGCCTAGATAGCGCATCGCTCTTTTTTATAGCGAGTTTGAATTGTTTAAAAGAAAACGCTCATTTGGGGCTATTATTGCCCGAAAGTTGTTTGAATATTGATGCGTTTAGCAAAATGCGAGAAATGGCTTTAAAGTTTCAAATTAGAAGCCTGATTGATTTTGACAAACCCTTTAAAAATCTAATGACTAGGGCTGTGGGTTTGGTGCTTAAAAAAACCCCTAACAAGGATCAAAAAATCTCATGCTTTTATCAAAATAGCAAGTTCAAACGCTCGCCTTCTTCTTTTTTCAACAACCCTAAAAAGATTTTTAATATCCATTGCTCTCACCAAAAAAATAAAATTTTAGACCACCTTTTTTCCCTTCCTCATATCACTTTAAAAAATAACGCTCATTTTGCTTTAGGGATTGTTACAGGCAACAATAAAGAAAAATTACACTCCAAACAAGAAAAAAATACCATTCCTATTTTTAGGGGTTCAGATATTTTAAAAGACAGATTAAAAGCCACTAGCCAATTCATTAACGCTGATTTAAAAGACTGCCAGCAAGTCGCTCCCTTAAGCCTTTATCAGGCTAGAGAAAAAATCGTGTATAAATTCATTTCTTCAAAGCTTGTCTTTTTTTATGATAATAAGCAACGCCTTTTTTTAAACAGCGCGAACATGTTTGTTTTAAAAGAAAATTTCCCTATCAACGCTCATGCGTTAAAAGAATTGTTAAACAGCGATTTAATGCAATTCATTTTTGAATCGCTTTTTAAAACGCATAAAATCTTAAGAAAAGATTTGGAATGTTTGCCCCTATTTGCGCAATTTATTAACGATAATTTTGATGAAAAATTTTATTTAAAAAATTTAGGGATAGAAAAAAAAGACCCTAAACATTTCACCATCAGGAAAAACCATGCATGTTGCTTGTCTTTTGGCTTTAGGGGATAA
- a CDS encoding glutamate--tRNA ligase, translating to MSLIVTRFAPSPTGYLHIGGLRTAIFNYLFARANQGKFFLRIEDTDLSRNSIEAANAIIEAFRWVGLEHDGEILYQSKRFGIYKEYIQKLLDEDKAYYCYMSKDELDALREEQKARKETPRYDNRYRDFKGTPPKGIEPVVRIKVPQNEIIGFNDGVKGEVKVNTNELDDFIIARSDGTPTYNFVVIIDDALMGITDVIRGDDHLSNTPKQIVLYKALNFKIPNFFHVPMILNEEGQKLSKRHGATNVMDYQEMGYLKEALVNFLARLGWSYHDKEVFSMQELLEWFDPKDLNSSPSCFSWHKLNWLNAHYLKNQSAQKLLELLKPFSFSDLSHLNPTQLDCLLNALKERSQTLKELALKIDEVLIAPVEYEEKVFKKLNQALVMPLLEKFKLELNKANFNDESTLENAMHKIIEEEKIKAGNFMQPLRLALLGKGGGIGLKEALFILGKTESLKRIEEFLKN from the coding sequence ATGAGTTTGATCGTTACGCGCTTCGCTCCATCGCCCACTGGCTATCTCCACATAGGAGGCTTAAGAACAGCCATTTTCAATTATCTTTTTGCACGAGCCAATCAAGGAAAATTTTTTTTACGCATTGAAGACACGGATTTGAGCCGTAACTCTATAGAAGCGGCTAACGCCATTATAGAGGCTTTCAGATGGGTAGGACTAGAACACGATGGAGAAATCCTCTACCAATCCAAACGCTTTGGAATTTATAAAGAATATATCCAAAAACTCTTAGATGAAGACAAAGCCTATTATTGCTACATGAGTAAAGATGAGTTGGACGCTTTGAGAGAAGAGCAAAAGGCCAGGAAAGAAACCCCACGCTATGACAATCGTTATCGTGATTTTAAAGGCACGCCCCCTAAAGGTATAGAGCCTGTGGTAAGGATTAAAGTCCCACAAAATGAAATCATTGGTTTTAATGACGGGGTTAAAGGCGAAGTGAAAGTGAATACTAACGAATTAGACGATTTTATTATCGCCAGGAGCGATGGAACGCCCACTTATAACTTTGTGGTTATTATTGATGACGCTTTAATGGGGATTACTGATGTGATTAGAGGCGATGATCACCTTTCTAACACCCCTAAACAAATCGTTCTCTATAAGGCTTTAAATTTTAAAATCCCTAATTTTTTCCATGTGCCGATGATTTTGAATGAAGAAGGGCAAAAACTAAGCAAACGCCATGGGGCCACTAATGTGATGGACTATCAAGAAATGGGCTATCTTAAGGAAGCGTTAGTGAATTTTTTAGCGCGTTTGGGGTGGAGCTATCACGATAAAGAGGTTTTTAGCATGCAAGAATTACTAGAATGGTTTGACCCTAAAGATTTAAATTCTTCGCCCAGTTGCTTCAGTTGGCACAAGCTTAATTGGCTCAACGCTCATTATTTAAAAAACCAAAGCGCGCAAAAGTTGTTAGAACTTTTAAAGCCTTTTAGTTTTAGCGATCTCTCGCATTTAAACCCCACTCAATTGGATTGCTTGTTAAACGCTCTCAAAGAAAGATCTCAAACCTTAAAAGAATTAGCCCTTAAGATAGATGAGGTTTTAATCGCTCCTGTGGAGTATGAAGAAAAGGTTTTTAAAAAGCTCAATCAAGCGCTCGTTATGCCCTTGTTAGAAAAGTTTAAACTAGAATTGAATAAAGCCAATTTCAACGATGAAAGCACGCTAGAAAACGCCATGCACAAAATCATTGAAGAAGAAAAGATTAAAGCGGGTAATTTTATGCAGCCTTTAAGATTAGCCCTTTTGGGTAAGGGGGGCGGGATAGGCCTTAAAGAAGCGCTTTTTATTTTAGGCAAAACAGAGAGCCTCAAAAGAATAGAGGAGTTTTTAAAAAACTAA